One Borreliella chilensis DNA window includes the following coding sequences:
- a CDS encoding beta-N-acetylhexosaminidase, translating into MDFLKVLFCCFFCLKLLAIESLPEIDYEYFNKDKSDLIDLMNFLGEFDFQTILKNRNLFIGIGNLTNLKNVQGLNTDDINRIKKINPIGIVLFRRNLKDAEQTKKLINAIKSHIGHDIFIAIDEEGGVVSRAGENKKMGVYNFPAMEYVGGVKDLHLIYKIGEVLAKQLRRLGINLNMAPVADMKFIPHTPLLNRTFGGYSAYNIGLMVEAFIDGMQKQGVFSAIKHFPGLGGTTIDTHKYLAFLPYSKSFLMLNSFVPFVFGKAAKFIMIGHVNVPKISKDITSMSKSIVNIIREDLNISSIMMTDSYDMGAITGSFSNIENAVKRSLSSGVNVVLIP; encoded by the coding sequence ATGGACTTTTTGAAAGTTTTATTTTGTTGCTTTTTTTGTTTAAAATTATTAGCAATAGAATCTTTGCCAGAAATAGATTATGAATATTTTAACAAGGATAAATCAGATCTTATAGATTTAATGAATTTTTTAGGTGAATTTGATTTTCAAACTATTTTAAAAAATAGAAACTTATTTATTGGAATTGGGAATTTAACAAATTTAAAAAATGTTCAAGGGCTTAATACTGATGATATTAATAGAATAAAAAAGATTAATCCGATTGGTATAGTTTTATTTAGAAGAAATTTAAAAGATGCCGAACAGACAAAGAAATTGATTAATGCAATAAAAAGTCATATTGGGCACGATATTTTTATTGCTATTGATGAAGAGGGGGGAGTGGTTAGTAGAGCTGGTGAAAATAAAAAAATGGGAGTTTATAATTTTCCTGCTATGGAATATGTGGGGGGCGTTAAGGATTTGCATCTTATTTATAAAATTGGAGAAGTTCTTGCTAAACAATTACGTAGGCTTGGTATAAATTTAAATATGGCTCCGGTTGCTGATATGAAATTTATACCACATACCCCTTTATTAAATAGAACATTTGGGGGATATTCCGCTTATAATATTGGACTTATGGTAGAGGCTTTTATTGATGGAATGCAGAAGCAAGGAGTATTTTCTGCAATTAAGCATTTTCCTGGATTAGGAGGAACAACCATAGATACGCATAAATATTTGGCGTTTTTGCCATATAGTAAAAGTTTTTTAATGCTAAATAGTTTTGTTCCTTTTGTTTTTGGCAAGGCTGCCAAATTTATTATGATTGGTCATGTAAATGTTCCTAAAATTTCTAAAGATATAACTAGTATGTCAAAAAGTATCGTTAATATTATAAGAGAGGATTTGAATATTAGCAGTATTATGATGACAGATTCTTATGACATGGGAGCGATTACAGGAAGTTTTTCTAATATTGAAAACGCTGTTAAAAGATCTTTAAGCTCAGGGGTAAATGTAGTTCTTATACCTTAG
- a CDS encoding UTP--glucose-1-phosphate uridylyltransferase, whose protein sequence is MNIGVDKIFSEMILEKLNAGEVGINNFESIKYFPCDSHENILDISDKILSFKFDKRLVEDNLKKYFFDFSRFLHSEEDNCYVFSSSDLENLGLILFPYLSFGILNGGSATSYFDLTKNRDLNKDLYTLYESKILESKEKFGEFPKGMTPAYINKDGSFGFSFLALKIRYLLMVAKRYEAFCGKKIKPSVFQMTSFKTDEFISKFLDDLFVNDLIKSVNFCNFRKEDIFTAVQPLVYCYEKLDNLNYRYFTCRDKESCNSILALPAGHGQNFRILKDIYLKLYESGKRFIYIGNVDNMGFTINFKALAVMALTNCSSGFEFSFKKKTDFKGGILAVNGEDRLTCVDIGGGISAEIIQEFESKGYRLLFNCATGLFNLEYLIKNIDEIIKKMPIRIIEQNKEIGKYISVEQITWEALKLMENPLILTVDRNKRFLPAKLFIDMLFNSNYLEVNSAYCRGKANNFNSTEDLDCSLFSLLSKDYGLLCGYYRWTF, encoded by the coding sequence ATGAATATTGGTGTTGATAAAATCTTTTCTGAAATGATACTTGAAAAGCTTAATGCTGGTGAGGTAGGGATTAATAATTTTGAATCTATTAAATATTTCCCTTGTGATAGTCATGAAAATATTCTTGATATTTCGGATAAAATTTTGAGCTTTAAGTTTGATAAGAGATTGGTTGAAGATAATTTGAAAAAATATTTTTTTGATTTTTCTAGATTTTTGCATTCAGAAGAAGATAATTGTTATGTTTTTTCTTCTTCTGATCTTGAAAATTTAGGACTAATTCTTTTCCCATATCTTTCTTTTGGAATCTTAAATGGAGGTTCTGCAACAAGCTATTTTGATTTAACTAAAAATAGGGATTTAAATAAAGATTTATATACGCTATATGAGTCTAAGATACTTGAATCTAAAGAAAAATTTGGGGAATTTCCAAAGGGTATGACCCCAGCTTATATTAATAAAGATGGTAGTTTTGGATTTTCATTTTTGGCTTTAAAAATCAGGTATCTTTTAATGGTTGCAAAAAGATATGAAGCTTTTTGTGGAAAAAAGATTAAACCTTCAGTATTCCAAATGACTAGCTTTAAGACAGATGAATTTATTTCAAAATTTTTGGACGATTTATTTGTTAATGATTTGATTAAAAGTGTAAATTTTTGCAATTTTAGAAAAGAGGATATTTTTACTGCTGTTCAACCTTTAGTTTATTGTTATGAAAAACTTGATAATTTAAATTATAGGTATTTTACCTGTAGGGATAAAGAAAGTTGTAATTCTATTTTAGCTTTGCCTGCTGGACATGGTCAAAATTTTAGAATTTTAAAAGATATTTATTTAAAACTTTATGAATCTGGGAAAAGATTTATATATATTGGCAATGTTGATAATATGGGATTTACAATTAATTTTAAAGCACTTGCTGTGATGGCTTTGACTAATTGTTCTTCTGGATTTGAATTTAGTTTTAAAAAAAAGACAGATTTTAAGGGGGGGATATTGGCAGTAAATGGTGAAGATCGTTTAACTTGTGTTGATATTGGTGGGGGAATTTCTGCAGAGATTATACAAGAGTTTGAGAGCAAGGGCTATAGGCTTTTGTTTAATTGCGCTACCGGTCTTTTTAATTTAGAGTATTTGATAAAAAATATTGATGAAATAATCAAAAAAATGCCTATTAGAATTATAGAGCAAAATAAAGAAATTGGTAAGTATATTTCAGTTGAGCAAATAACATGGGAAGCGTTAAAATTAATGGAAAATCCATTAATTTTAACGGTTGACAGAAATAAGAGATTTTTACCTGCAAAGTTGTTTATCGATATGTTGTTTAACAGTAATTATCTTGAAGTAAATAGTGCGTATTGTAGAGGGAAGGCCAATAATTTTAATTCTACTGAGGATTTGGATTGTTCTCTTTTTTCTTTGCTGTCAAAAGATTATGGGTTGCTATGTGGGTATTATAGATGGACTTTTTGA
- a CDS encoding phosphoglucomutase produces the protein MLKQYSLNMKNFKKAFDEMILSPSGFRKIFAKSNNENSTENEISDENKILIALIIFTISNYFKNEPKPYIGLGLDSRPTGNIIAEIAIKILIINKEKINFFGILPITEILAYTKNSKDSKGFIYISASHNPAGYNGIKMGLNDGGVLNSTKAHEIIEQIKNNSQNYKLINHLIHALTNFDKDQTFLEHYNKTIKLEKENKYQSYKAYKSLINEIAYENDINNKNIEILKKRILQNPMGIIAEMNGSSRISSIDKELIESLGLKIKLYNAKIGIFKHNIIPEGKSLNKCKKLLQNKYLQDNSFELGYVPDCDGDRGNLVFIDKSTNTANIIEAQKIFALVVISELSYLYYTGIKNNIAIVTNDATSLNIEKIANFFNAKVYRVEVGEANLTEMADDLRAQGLIVKISGEGSNGGSIIYPSKVRDPITTLISIVKLLKMKELYQIWCKLSKNQYKEKYGLKDILNTTNFYSNVIVSSKKATLTNLKIEHQEILKSNYEKLLIKEIKNNKLFQELSIVDYEIINYEGKKQSKIRTGNATGGLKVLLKTTNKEIVATLWMRGSKTEPVTRVLSEVIYTKRHILLKLLEFNKRLIKKASLS, from the coding sequence ATGCTTAAGCAATATTCACTTAATATGAAAAATTTTAAAAAAGCTTTTGATGAAATGATACTTTCTCCTTCTGGATTTAGAAAAATTTTTGCAAAATCAAATAATGAAAATTCTACAGAAAATGAAATAAGCGATGAAAATAAAATACTAATAGCGCTAATCATATTTACAATATCAAACTATTTTAAAAATGAGCCTAAACCCTATATTGGATTGGGATTAGACTCAAGGCCAACTGGTAACATTATTGCAGAAATAGCAATAAAAATATTAATAATAAATAAAGAAAAGATTAATTTTTTTGGCATACTTCCAATAACTGAAATTTTAGCTTATACAAAAAATAGTAAAGATTCAAAGGGTTTTATTTACATTTCTGCAAGTCATAATCCAGCAGGATACAATGGGATAAAAATGGGTTTAAATGATGGCGGCGTATTAAATTCTACAAAAGCCCATGAAATAATTGAACAAATTAAAAATAATAGCCAAAATTACAAGTTAATAAACCATTTAATCCATGCTCTAACTAATTTTGACAAAGATCAAACCTTTTTAGAACATTATAATAAAACAATAAAGTTAGAAAAAGAGAATAAATATCAATCTTACAAAGCATATAAATCATTAATAAATGAAATAGCATATGAAAACGATATTAACAATAAAAATATCGAAATTCTAAAAAAAAGAATACTACAAAATCCAATGGGAATAATAGCAGAAATGAATGGGAGCTCTAGAATCAGTTCAATAGATAAAGAATTAATAGAATCTTTGGGATTGAAAATAAAATTATATAATGCCAAAATAGGCATTTTTAAGCACAATATTATTCCTGAAGGAAAATCTTTAAATAAATGCAAAAAGCTGCTACAAAATAAATATCTACAAGACAATTCTTTTGAACTAGGATATGTACCGGATTGTGATGGAGATAGGGGCAATTTAGTGTTCATAGATAAATCTACAAATACTGCAAATATCATCGAGGCACAAAAAATATTTGCACTTGTAGTAATTTCAGAACTTAGCTATCTTTATTACACAGGAATAAAAAATAATATAGCAATAGTAACAAATGACGCAACATCCCTAAATATTGAAAAAATTGCAAATTTTTTCAATGCTAAAGTTTATAGAGTAGAAGTTGGAGAAGCCAATCTAACAGAAATGGCCGATGATCTAAGAGCACAGGGATTGATTGTAAAAATCTCAGGCGAAGGATCAAATGGAGGTAGCATAATATATCCTTCAAAAGTAAGAGACCCAATTACTACCCTTATTAGTATAGTAAAATTATTAAAAATGAAAGAACTCTATCAAATATGGTGCAAATTATCTAAAAACCAATATAAAGAAAAATATGGCTTAAAAGATATTTTAAATACAACAAATTTTTATAGCAATGTAATAGTATCATCTAAGAAAGCTACCTTAACAAACCTCAAAATAGAACACCAAGAAATTTTAAAAAGCAATTATGAAAAGCTATTAATTAAAGAAATCAAAAACAATAAATTATTTCAAGAATTATCAATAGTTGATTATGAAATCATTAACTATGAAGGCAAAAAACAATCTAAGATTAGAACAGGAAATGCTACAGGAGGACTAAAGGTATTGTTAAAAACTACTAATAAAGAAATTGTTGCAACCTTGTGGATGAGGGGCTCAAAAACAGAACCGGTAACAAGAGTGCTCAGCGAGGTTATTTATACAAAAAGACACATTTTGCTAAAACTACTAGAATTTAATAAAAGATTAATAAAAAAAGCAAGTCTATCATAA
- a CDS encoding tryptophan--tRNA ligase translates to MKKKVMLTGDRPTGALHLGHYVGSVVNRLKFQEEYETYFIIADLHTLTTKPDLKSIHAISFNVREMVLDYLACGINPNKVSIYLQSAIPELLELNLIFSMIVTVARLQRIPSIKDMCIAAGLKEIPYGLLGYPVLMSADILMAKANLVPVGRDNESHIEFARELARRFNHLYKNNFFPIPESVFTDCQPLVGICGKNKMSKSLDNAIFLKDDENLLKKKIMSMYTDPNRIRADIPGNVEGNPVFIYHSIFNNDHEEVEDLKIRYKKGKVGDVEVKKKLFLALNNFLKPIREKRRFFEAKEKDYIDEIIFDGTSRARFIANKVVKDVKDLIGLSKTWNGIKYSLEKNKK, encoded by the coding sequence TTGAAAAAAAAGGTTATGCTTACAGGGGATAGACCTACTGGGGCTCTTCATTTGGGGCATTATGTGGGATCTGTAGTAAATCGTTTAAAATTTCAAGAAGAGTATGAAACATATTTTATTATAGCTGATTTACATACTTTAACCACAAAGCCTGATTTAAAAAGTATTCATGCAATATCTTTTAATGTTAGAGAAATGGTTTTAGATTATCTTGCTTGTGGGATTAATCCCAATAAGGTTAGTATATATTTGCAATCAGCCATACCTGAACTTTTAGAGCTTAATTTAATATTTTCAATGATTGTTACTGTTGCTCGTTTGCAAAGGATCCCAAGCATAAAGGATATGTGCATTGCAGCTGGACTTAAAGAGATTCCCTATGGTCTTTTAGGTTATCCTGTTCTTATGAGTGCAGATATTTTAATGGCAAAAGCAAATCTAGTTCCAGTTGGGCGTGACAATGAATCTCATATTGAATTTGCAAGAGAGCTTGCAAGAAGGTTTAATCATTTGTACAAAAATAATTTTTTTCCAATACCTGAATCTGTTTTTACAGATTGTCAGCCTTTGGTAGGAATTTGTGGTAAAAATAAAATGAGCAAAAGTCTTGATAATGCAATCTTTTTAAAAGATGATGAAAATTTGTTGAAAAAAAAAATTATGTCTATGTATACAGATCCAAATAGAATAAGGGCAGATATTCCAGGCAATGTTGAAGGCAATCCTGTTTTTATTTATCACAGTATTTTTAATAACGATCATGAAGAAGTTGAAGACCTTAAAATTAGGTATAAAAAGGGTAAAGTCGGTGACGTTGAGGTTAAAAAAAAATTGTTTTTAGCTTTGAATAACTTTTTAAAGCCAATTAGAGAAAAAAGAAGATTTTTTGAAGCTAAAGAAAAAGATTATATTGATGAAATTATTTTTGATGGCACAAGTAGGGCTAGATTTATTGCAAATAAAGTAGTAAAAGATGTTAAGGATTTAATAGGACTTTCAAAAACTTGGAATGGAATAAAGTATAGTTTGGAGAAAAATAAAAAATGA
- a CDS encoding membrane protein: MFKDLNTSQGIKPWRVESVFYCIVIVLIFVGAFKIAEAVFKPLAISIVLGFLVYPVYIFLAKFKVPKFLIVFLIFFLLFSFSYLIFSFVYYSVTVLIRQLPYYQNQLAFIMKDVLSRYKVDSSVISNINFSGYIYPFLTRASNEIIGFASSLVVVFLLLYFLLSEIHVFGMKLDKAFKKPVSTRFIEALDTINNQIGKYLGIKILVSCLTGFLVFMGLTLFGQDFPLVWAVLTFVFNFIPSIGSILAVFFIVITSLIQFYPNLNIVLYIFIYNTSVQMLIGNILEPKMQGKRLDISPFLLLCFLFFWGWLWGIVGLLIAYPFTVIVKVIVDNVSWLKSFSVFLGGSEILSNISHVPGKDKEI, translated from the coding sequence ATGTTTAAAGATTTAAATACAAGTCAAGGAATAAAGCCTTGGAGAGTAGAATCTGTTTTTTATTGTATTGTCATAGTTTTAATATTTGTTGGGGCTTTTAAAATAGCAGAAGCTGTTTTTAAACCTTTGGCTATTTCCATAGTGTTGGGATTTTTAGTTTATCCTGTTTATATTTTTTTGGCAAAATTCAAAGTCCCAAAATTTTTAATAGTTTTTCTTATATTTTTTTTATTGTTTTCTTTTTCTTATTTGATTTTTAGTTTTGTTTATTACAGCGTTACTGTTTTGATAAGGCAATTGCCCTACTATCAAAATCAATTGGCATTTATTATGAAAGATGTGCTTAGTCGCTATAAAGTTGATAGTTCTGTTATTAGTAATATAAATTTTTCTGGTTACATTTATCCGTTTTTGACAAGAGCTTCTAATGAGATTATTGGGTTTGCAAGTAGCTTAGTAGTAGTCTTTTTATTGTTATATTTTTTGCTTTCAGAAATACATGTTTTTGGAATGAAGCTCGACAAAGCTTTTAAAAAGCCGGTATCTACTAGATTTATTGAGGCTCTAGATACTATTAATAATCAAATTGGCAAATATTTGGGGATAAAAATTCTTGTGAGTTGCTTGACGGGCTTTTTGGTGTTCATGGGATTAACTTTATTTGGGCAAGACTTTCCTCTTGTTTGGGCAGTTCTTACCTTTGTTTTTAATTTTATTCCTAGCATTGGTTCTATATTAGCTGTGTTTTTTATTGTAATAACGTCTTTGATTCAATTTTATCCAAATTTAAATATAGTGCTTTATATTTTTATATATAATACTTCTGTCCAAATGTTGATTGGAAATATTCTTGAGCCAAAAATGCAGGGAAAGAGGCTTGATATTTCGCCATTTTTGTTATTATGTTTTTTGTTTTTTTGGGGATGGCTTTGGGGTATTGTGGGACTTTTAATAGCGTATCCTTTTACTGTGATTGTAAAGGTAATAGTCGATAATGTAAGCTGGTTAAAGTCTTTTTCTGTATTTTTAGGTGGTTCTGAGATTTTAAGCAATATTAGTCATGTTCCAGGCAAAGATAAGGAGATTTGA
- a CDS encoding membrane protein, with product MIDINDLNQIKDTFSRILDLSLISILVYYIYKNVINSYSTNLLKGMLIITSIGIISYYFNLYTISWLLNYIANILPIAIVILFNQEIKKIIMQIGNFNLAFKLSNKKEETLKVISEILKAVKHLSENKSGSLICIEKKIQLEQIINKGIKIDALISSELLISLFEHETPLHDGAVIISKNKIIYAGSFLPLSNVDSISKAFGTRHRAGLGISENSDAITIITSEETGSISITINAKLEYNLSLNEIRNKLNLELIE from the coding sequence ATGATAGACATAAATGATTTAAATCAAATAAAAGATACTTTCTCAAGAATTTTAGATCTAAGCTTAATTAGCATCCTGGTATACTATATATATAAAAACGTAATTAATTCTTATTCTACAAATCTCTTAAAAGGAATGCTGATCATTACCTCTATAGGAATTATTTCATATTATTTTAATCTCTATACAATTAGTTGGCTATTGAATTACATAGCCAATATACTACCCATAGCAATAGTCATACTTTTTAATCAAGAAATAAAAAAAATAATTATGCAAATTGGAAATTTCAATTTAGCTTTTAAGCTTTCAAATAAAAAAGAAGAAACTTTAAAAGTTATTTCCGAAATTCTAAAAGCGGTTAAACATTTGTCTGAAAATAAATCCGGCAGTCTAATATGCATCGAAAAAAAAATACAGCTAGAGCAAATAATCAACAAAGGAATTAAAATTGACGCACTAATATCTAGTGAGCTACTAATATCACTATTTGAACACGAAACACCTCTTCACGATGGAGCTGTGATAATTAGCAAAAATAAAATAATATATGCAGGCTCATTTTTACCATTATCTAATGTTGATTCTATCAGCAAAGCGTTTGGAACAAGACATAGAGCGGGGCTTGGGATTTCTGAAAATTCTGATGCAATAACAATAATAACCTCCGAGGAAACGGGATCCATTTCTATTACAATCAATGCAAAATTAGAATATAATTTAAGTTTAAATGAAATTAGAAATAAATTGAATCTCGAACTAATAGAATAA
- a CDS encoding YbbR-like domain-containing protein, with protein MKISKKLTNVIKLIFDDWQNKAISILIAILMLVAFNFNKIESITTEKEFKIILNDQIALRKLPDFNKVKTTIKVDKDDLKYLDLDKIVLFIEASNIKIPGKYKLPIKIKNLNSIHIAEYKLSKTNVLLNLDNKISKSVKIEPKFKLIEKDGRGEYFIAKYNILPEHLIIYGPEQELKKINTIQTKVKEFDTRTIFVSDYLEVVSPNPLIAFEKSHVVINIYLNKKYSNTIIKSPNLIFNNLKNGLEIKDKEKIINSENKMFVKIKTRLSEKQIKTHINNQNISLAFDLANIKTPGIYNINTNIILKDNINETEIYDYEPKKIKIEIIESPEVKP; from the coding sequence ATGAAAATAAGCAAAAAGCTAACAAATGTCATAAAGTTAATATTTGATGATTGGCAAAATAAAGCTATTTCCATTTTAATAGCTATTCTTATGCTTGTAGCATTTAATTTCAATAAAATAGAATCAATAACCACTGAAAAAGAATTCAAAATTATCTTAAATGATCAAATAGCTCTTAGAAAACTTCCTGACTTTAACAAAGTCAAGACTACAATAAAAGTTGACAAAGATGACTTAAAATACCTTGATCTCGATAAAATAGTATTATTTATTGAAGCATCAAATATAAAAATTCCTGGAAAATATAAGTTGCCAATAAAAATAAAAAATCTTAACTCAATACACATTGCAGAATATAAGCTTTCAAAAACAAATGTATTACTAAATCTAGACAATAAAATCTCTAAATCAGTTAAAATAGAGCCCAAATTTAAACTTATAGAAAAAGATGGTAGAGGAGAATATTTCATTGCAAAATACAATATATTGCCTGAACATTTAATAATATATGGACCTGAACAAGAACTTAAAAAAATAAACACTATTCAAACCAAAGTAAAAGAGTTTGATACAAGAACTATATTTGTATCAGATTACCTTGAAGTAGTTTCCCCAAATCCTTTAATTGCATTTGAAAAAAGTCACGTGGTAATCAATATTTATTTAAACAAAAAATATTCAAATACAATAATAAAATCTCCCAATCTTATTTTTAATAATCTAAAAAATGGCCTTGAAATTAAAGATAAAGAAAAAATAATAAATTCAGAAAACAAAATGTTTGTAAAGATAAAAACAAGACTTTCTGAAAAACAAATTAAAACCCATATAAACAATCAAAATATAAGCCTTGCTTTTGATTTAGCGAATATAAAAACACCTGGAATTTACAATATTAACACAAATATAATTCTTAAAGACAATATCAATGAGACAGAAATATATGATTATGAACCCAAAAAAATAAAAATAGAGATAATTGAAAGCCCAGAGGTTAAACCATGA
- a CDS encoding ACP synthase, whose amino-acid sequence MKSIGCDIIKVERFKNFLENKKKMERFFTHKEIENLNLKGNSILESLAGKFAAKESLIKALSSLLQCKIHYVLKDIEVIKSLKGNAIFCLHNEIEKFAIKMNLKLYLTISHEKEYAIAFVMVEN is encoded by the coding sequence ATGAAGTCAATAGGATGTGATATAATAAAAGTTGAAAGATTCAAAAATTTTTTAGAAAATAAAAAAAAAATGGAGAGATTTTTTACGCATAAAGAAATTGAAAATCTTAATTTAAAAGGTAACAGTATTCTAGAAAGTTTAGCTGGAAAATTTGCAGCTAAAGAATCTTTAATAAAAGCATTAAGCTCACTATTGCAATGTAAAATACATTACGTTCTTAAAGATATTGAGGTAATAAAATCTTTAAAAGGAAACGCAATATTTTGTTTGCATAACGAAATTGAAAAATTTGCAATAAAAATGAATTTAAAGCTATATCTCACAATATCACATGAAAAGGAGTACGCTATTGCATTTGTAATGGTAGAAAATTAA
- a CDS encoding pseudouridine synthase — MKKILAEIAYDGSIYHGFQIQLTKPTVQEEIEKALTKINKKKVKIHSAGRTDKGVHAKGQIITFNISINIKLKNLKKALNSILLKYRIKILKLKYVENSFHPRFNAQKRKYSYCILNSNKYYPWERCQAYYVNKKLNINNLNQMAKILIGNHDFTAFSCIKDKSKSKSKHIHFAKFKKRGKYIIFEIIGSSFLWKMVRSIIGTMLDIEIKKESISTFETILKSKNRNLARTTAPANALFLDKVYYE; from the coding sequence ATGAAAAAAATATTAGCAGAAATTGCTTATGACGGATCTATATACCACGGATTTCAAATACAACTCACAAAGCCCACAGTTCAAGAAGAAATTGAAAAAGCTCTTACAAAAATCAATAAAAAAAAAGTAAAGATTCATTCAGCTGGAAGAACAGATAAAGGGGTTCATGCAAAAGGACAAATAATAACTTTTAATATAAGCATCAATATTAAACTAAAAAATCTAAAAAAAGCTTTAAATTCAATATTATTAAAATACAGAATAAAAATACTAAAACTCAAATATGTAGAAAACTCATTTCATCCACGCTTTAACGCCCAGAAAAGAAAATATAGTTACTGTATATTAAACAGCAACAAATACTATCCCTGGGAAAGATGTCAAGCTTACTATGTAAATAAAAAACTAAACATAAACAACTTAAACCAAATGGCTAAAATATTAATTGGCAATCACGATTTCACTGCATTTTCATGCATAAAAGATAAAAGCAAATCCAAATCTAAGCATATCCATTTTGCCAAATTTAAAAAAAGAGGAAAATATATTATTTTTGAAATAATAGGATCTTCTTTTTTATGGAAAATGGTAAGATCAATAATAGGCACAATGCTGGACATCGAAATCAAAAAAGAATCGATTTCTACTTTTGAAACAATACTAAAATCAAAAAACAGAAATCTTGCAAGAACAACTGCGCCTGCAAATGCTTTATTTTTAGACAAGGTTTACTATGAATAA